The sequence TGTAGATACTCACAAAGACAACGGCAGAATGCGCGAAGGCAATGTTAGAAGGTTGGGAAGCAGAGTATCAGCAGAAGGAAATAGACGTGTCTGCACAATTTCAAGAACTGGCAGTAGATTTGATCTCTCAAGCCACTTTCGGAAGCAGCTTCACGGAAGGGAAAGAAGTCTTCCTAGCACAGCAAGAACTCCAGAAGATCGTGGTAGCCAGTCATCTTAATTTAAGTATCCCAGGAGCCGAGTAAGTCTAGTTTGCACCTGAGTCATGCAGGGATATGTCATCAGGCGTTGCAGAATCCTTGATCTGGATTCATTTTCTTTGCAGATACATCCCTAGCAGGAGTAACCTGTACAAATGGAAGCTGGAGAAGAGAGTGAGGAGCAAACTCGTTAGTATCATTCAGGCTCGAGTGAATTCCAAGGAACGCTGTGGCTACGGAAATGATCTGCTTGGCTTGATGTTAGAAGCTTGTCACAAGCCAGAGGGGCAGATCCTGAGCATGGACGCAATCGTAGATGAGTGCAAGACGTTTTTCTTCGCAGGACAGGAGACCACCGCCCAGTTCCTCACATGGACTATGTTCTTGCTGAGCACAAACCAGAACTGGCAGGAGAAGCTCCGGGAGGAGGTGCAGCGAGAGTGTGGGATGCAAACCCCAGATGCAGATATGCTCAGAAAGCTGAAACTAGTAAATCCAGTGCCCGTTTTATCCATGTAAGCTCGATAAAGCTGTGGTGTGACAGTGTGTCGATCCTGTGCAGGTCACCATGGTTCTCCTGGAAACCTTGAGGCTCTACGGCCCAATCGACGTGCTAAGGAGAAAGGCCGGTAAAGATATGACCTTGGGGAAGATCAACATCCCCAAAGACACCGAGATAGTGATGCCGATCATGCTGACTCATAGGAACAAGGAGATATGGGGACCTGATGCTGATGAGTTCAACCCACTCAGATTCGAGCACGGGGTCACCAAAGCTGCCACACACCCCACTGCGCTGCTCGCGTTCGCGGTAGGGCCGCGGGCTTGCATCGGCCGAAACTTCGCCATGTTGGAAGCCAAGACTGTGATCACAATGATACTGCAGAGGTTCTCCTTTTCTCTTTCGTCCGAGTACAAGCACGCTCCTCGACGCTCGATCTCTGTGCAACCTCAGTACGGCCTTCCTATCGTTCTCAACCCGCTGCGTGCCGGAATCAGAATTGGTTGATGCTGTAGTTCTATCTCTTTGTCATCGTGCTTATTATTATCATGTAAGCGTATGGCCCGCATGGTGTTGGAGCTGTATCTAAATGTCGAGGAAACCACCTGCTAATTTGCACTGGATTTCGTAGTCTGTGACTTGGATCCAACTATAAGCCCATAAATAAAATTATTGGTGGTTCTTTATTGGTTGGTGATCATTGTTTCTTGTTTTTTTTATCGTATAAAAACTAAAAGACTAACCATCGTTACGGATTTAATTGATTTTTCCTAAATTGTACCTACTCTTATATGTTCATCTATAAAAATATAGTGATCAGAAATTGCAAAAGATGAGATAGAAATTGTTTAACTCAATATCTCGTAAGTAGatattttatcaaaaattttatagataatataaattataaatatatactt comes from Musa acuminata AAA Group cultivar baxijiao chromosome BXJ3-3, Cavendish_Baxijiao_AAA, whole genome shotgun sequence and encodes:
- the LOC135633306 gene encoding cytochrome P450 709B1-like isoform X1, with translation MTDRRIQINITSERSQDGSLCRTDRFVVDETGRIGGQASPFRVLLSARLMSNLGLVLGALLVVLIWYLWKGLKYLTWRPYVITEAFRKQGVRGPAYRFWSGSLGEIRSISKAAMEQILDVKSHDISTRVQPFYRKWTSEYAGEPFLFWFGPEPRICVCHPELIKQVLANKFRFYPKIDPPPNVTSLLGKGLILVEGTEWVRHRRVVGPAFHMENLKILTKTTAECAKAMLEGWEAEYQQKEIDVSAQFQELAVDLISQATFGSSFTEGKEVFLAQQELQKIVVASHLNLSIPGAEYIPSRSNLYKWKLEKRVRSKLVSIIQARVNSKERCGYGNDLLGLMLEACHKPEGQILSMDAIVDECKTFFFAGQETTAQFLTWTMFLLSTNQNWQEKLREEVQRECGMQTPDADMLRKLKLVTMVLLETLRLYGPIDVLRRKAGKDMTLGKINIPKDTEIVMPIMLTHRNKEIWGPDADEFNPLRFEHGVTKAATHPTALLAFAVGPRACIGRNFAMLEAKTVITMILQRFSFSLSSEYKHAPRRSISVQPQYGLPIVLNPLRAGIRIG
- the LOC135633306 gene encoding cytochrome P450 709B1-like isoform X2, encoding MTDRRIQINITSERSQDGSLCRTDRFVVDETGRIGGQASPFRVLLSARLMSNLGLVLGALLVVLIWYLWKGLKYLTWRPYVITEAFRKQGVRGPAYRFWSGSLGEIRSISKAAMEQILDVKSHDISTRVQPFYRKWTSEYGEPFLFWFGPEPRICVCHPELIKQVLANKFRFYPKIDPPPNVTSLLGKGLILVEGTEWVRHRRVVGPAFHMENLKILTKTTAECAKAMLEGWEAEYQQKEIDVSAQFQELAVDLISQATFGSSFTEGKEVFLAQQELQKIVVASHLNLSIPGAEYIPSRSNLYKWKLEKRVRSKLVSIIQARVNSKERCGYGNDLLGLMLEACHKPEGQILSMDAIVDECKTFFFAGQETTAQFLTWTMFLLSTNQNWQEKLREEVQRECGMQTPDADMLRKLKLVTMVLLETLRLYGPIDVLRRKAGKDMTLGKINIPKDTEIVMPIMLTHRNKEIWGPDADEFNPLRFEHGVTKAATHPTALLAFAVGPRACIGRNFAMLEAKTVITMILQRFSFSLSSEYKHAPRRSISVQPQYGLPIVLNPLRAGIRIG